One segment of Fimbriiglobus ruber DNA contains the following:
- a CDS encoding DUF1559 domain-containing protein, whose product MTRFRNARRGFTLIELLVVIAIIAILIGLLLPAVQKVREAAARTTCTNNMKQLGLAIHNYESTYGKLPAAYTKLPAPDPDSNAQFAGRNVGLSLQSNLMPFMEQNPLYMKLNPNLSEFDTANIPPNGPHAGANTAYATVVKSLLCPSDPTPTTLDYYNACWGPYGDGGGAICFPGGGGGSNITPPGQIWARTDYFPIVGIQNALITNLGLQSMYPGDMQMSGTLNDPQYPNGGPFPILAVTDGTSNTIFMSESGGKPVGYNRLRQIYNSEVDGKPVDGSIEPVSSGGGAWGDMFCYSALAGAKCDNSGQRLGPCMVNTTSNNEIYSWHTGGANALFGDGSVRFLQDSVTAAAVIAMVTRAAGDIVPAN is encoded by the coding sequence ATGACCCGTTTTCGCAACGCCCGCCGCGGCTTCACGCTGATCGAACTGCTCGTGGTGATCGCCATCATCGCGATCCTGATCGGCCTGTTACTCCCCGCCGTTCAGAAGGTCAGGGAGGCGGCCGCCCGCACCACCTGCACCAACAACATGAAGCAACTCGGGCTGGCCATCCACAACTACGAGTCCACCTACGGCAAGCTGCCGGCCGCGTACACCAAGCTGCCGGCCCCCGACCCGGACTCGAACGCCCAGTTCGCCGGCCGGAACGTCGGGCTGTCCCTGCAATCTAACCTGATGCCGTTCATGGAGCAAAACCCGCTCTACATGAAACTGAACCCGAACCTGTCGGAGTTCGACACGGCGAACATCCCGCCGAACGGTCCGCACGCGGGGGCCAACACCGCATACGCGACCGTCGTGAAATCCCTCCTCTGCCCGTCGGACCCGACCCCGACGACGCTCGACTACTACAACGCATGCTGGGGCCCGTACGGGGACGGCGGGGGCGCGATCTGCTTTCCGGGTGGCGGCGGCGGCTCGAACATCACCCCGCCGGGGCAAATCTGGGCCCGGACGGACTACTTCCCGATCGTCGGCATCCAGAACGCCCTGATCACCAACCTGGGCCTCCAGTCGATGTACCCCGGCGACATGCAGATGTCCGGGACGCTGAACGACCCGCAGTACCCGAACGGCGGCCCGTTCCCGATCCTGGCCGTGACCGACGGCACGTCGAACACGATCTTCATGTCCGAGTCCGGCGGCAAGCCGGTCGGGTACAACCGCCTGCGTCAGATTTACAACTCGGAGGTGGACGGGAAGCCCGTCGATGGCAGCATCGAGCCGGTGTCCAGCGGCGGCGGGGCATGGGGCGACATGTTCTGCTACTCGGCCCTGGCCGGGGCGAAGTGCGACAACAGCGGCCAGCGACTCGGGCCGTGCATGGTCAACACCACCAGCAACAACGAGATCTACTCCTGGCACACCGGCGGGGCGAACGCCCTCTTCGGGGATGGCTCGGTTCGCTTCCTGCAAGACAGCGTCACGGCCGCGGCGGTGATCGCGATGGTCACCCGGGCCGCGGGGGACATCGTTCCGGCCAATTAG
- a CDS encoding DUF1592 domain-containing protein: protein MRLPRALVLGVGLTTLGLVGAALVRVSNPLDAVIDDPAARPPYDPDVDSDDPEADLPRAAFATHVAPFLARYCVSCHSVEWAEGGVVLAFLDEVAAVAVPATWEKVSAAVRSGRMPPPGRPRPEPTEADALIAWSDRAATGNWSGRGDPGRVTLRRLNRSEYDNTIRDLVGVTVRPAADFPADDTGDGFDTNADVLSVSPILVEKYLAAAEAVVGEAANNADVWRRLTNPPAEDFVPFVLRGSPPQRADAVKGQRVELGDDAAVARAAEIDRAYYALQAFADRAFRRPVTHAEVGRLMRFVETSLANGDGFDAGFKLAVTAVLVSPHFLFRVELDPPAGPDADRRLTGFELATRLSYFLWSSMPDEALYRLAAGGKLGDARTLAGQVRRMLRDPKSRALAGNFAGQWLQTRALTEATRDPVHFPGFDADLRRAMQQETELFFDHVVREDAPVLDLLTGEYTFVNDRLARHYSLRGVSGSQFRRVSLAGTGRAGVLTHASVLTVTSGPTRTSPVKRGKWVLENVLGTPPPAAPPGVDGLTGSGLGRATTLREQLDRHRSRAECTGCHARIDPIGFGLENFDAIGAWRDHDGNAPVDATGLLPDGRTFRGPAELRAVLAEKPAAFVRCLVEKLLTYALGRSLRAADRAAVDRITRHAIRSEFKFSSLVVALVRSDPFQKRRVTEGSAP from the coding sequence ATGCGCCTTCCGCGGGCACTGGTATTGGGCGTCGGGCTAACCACCCTCGGGCTCGTTGGTGCCGCGCTGGTCCGCGTCAGCAATCCGCTCGACGCGGTGATCGACGACCCCGCTGCCCGCCCGCCATACGACCCCGATGTCGATAGCGACGATCCCGAAGCGGACCTTCCGCGCGCGGCGTTCGCCACCCACGTCGCACCCTTCCTCGCCCGCTACTGCGTCTCGTGCCACTCCGTCGAGTGGGCCGAGGGCGGGGTCGTCCTCGCGTTTCTCGACGAAGTCGCCGCGGTCGCTGTCCCAGCTACCTGGGAAAAAGTATCCGCCGCGGTCCGGTCCGGCCGGATGCCCCCGCCCGGCCGCCCGCGGCCGGAGCCGACCGAGGCTGACGCACTGATTGCCTGGTCGGACCGCGCCGCGACCGGCAACTGGTCGGGCCGCGGCGACCCGGGGCGCGTGACCCTGCGGCGGCTGAACCGGTCCGAATACGACAACACCATCCGCGACCTCGTCGGCGTGACCGTGAGGCCGGCGGCCGACTTCCCGGCCGACGACACGGGGGACGGGTTCGACACCAACGCCGACGTGCTGTCGGTCTCGCCGATCCTGGTCGAGAAGTACCTGGCGGCCGCCGAGGCGGTCGTCGGGGAGGCGGCCAATAATGCCGACGTCTGGCGACGTCTGACCAACCCACCGGCGGAAGACTTCGTCCCGTTCGTCCTCCGCGGCAGCCCGCCCCAACGGGCCGACGCGGTCAAGGGCCAACGGGTCGAACTCGGCGACGACGCGGCGGTCGCCCGCGCGGCGGAGATCGACCGGGCCTACTACGCCCTCCAGGCGTTCGCCGACCGCGCGTTCCGCCGACCGGTCACTCACGCCGAGGTGGGGCGGCTGATGCGGTTCGTCGAGACATCTCTTGCCAACGGCGACGGGTTCGATGCCGGGTTCAAGTTAGCCGTCACCGCGGTCCTCGTTTCCCCACACTTCCTGTTCCGGGTCGAACTCGACCCGCCCGCGGGACCAGACGCCGACCGCCGGCTCACCGGCTTCGAACTGGCCACGCGGCTGTCGTATTTCCTGTGGAGCAGCATGCCGGACGAAGCGCTGTACCGGCTCGCGGCCGGCGGGAAGTTGGGCGACGCGCGGACCCTCGCGGGGCAGGTGCGGCGGATGCTACGCGACCCCAAATCGCGGGCGCTGGCTGGGAACTTCGCCGGCCAGTGGCTCCAAACCCGCGCCCTGACGGAAGCCACACGCGACCCCGTTCACTTCCCCGGGTTCGACGCCGACCTGCGGCGGGCGATGCAACAGGAAACTGAGTTATTCTTCGATCACGTTGTCCGGGAGGACGCTCCCGTCCTCGACCTACTCACCGGCGAGTACACGTTCGTGAACGACAGGCTGGCCCGTCACTACAGCTTGCGGGGCGTGTCGGGCAGCCAATTCCGGCGGGTGAGCCTGGCCGGGACTGGTAGGGCAGGAGTACTCACTCATGCCTCAGTCCTCACTGTCACGTCCGGGCCGACCCGCACCTCGCCCGTCAAGCGGGGGAAGTGGGTGCTGGAAAACGTGCTCGGCACCCCGCCGCCGGCCGCACCGCCCGGGGTGGACGGCTTGACGGGCTCCGGGCTCGGACGGGCGACCACATTGCGCGAGCAACTCGATCGGCACCGCTCGCGGGCCGAGTGCACGGGCTGCCACGCCCGGATCGACCCGATCGGGTTCGGGCTGGAAAACTTCGACGCGATCGGCGCCTGGCGCGACCACGACGGGAATGCCCCCGTCGATGCGACCGGGCTCCTGCCCGACGGTCGGACGTTCCGCGGGCCCGCGGAACTTCGGGCGGTGTTGGCCGAGAAGCCGGCCGCGTTCGTCCGGTGCCTTGTCGAAAAGTTACTGACCTATGCCCTCGGCCGTAGCCTCCGGGCGGCCGACCGGGCGGCGGTGGACCGCATCACCCGGCACGCCATTCGTAGTGAATTTAAGTTTTCCAGCCTTGTTGTCGCACTCGTCCGCAGTGACCCGTTCCAGAAGCGCCGCGTCACCGAAGGGAGCGCCCCGTGA
- a CDS encoding DUF1552 domain-containing protein, with the protein MIQSLPTRRAVLRAAGVSVGLPFLESFCHGHTAGKTPGPPLRLAFVYAPNGKHMADWTPATEGAIPDLPPTLAPLEKVREHVTVLSGLCHRNATPGADGPGDHARAMATFLTGVRPKKTSGADVRSGVSVDQMAAAAIGRATRFPSLEVGCEGGKPAGACDNGYSCAYQTNLSWRGESTPVPKEVDPRLVFERLFGDRLGSTAGASQDKRDKRDRDRRSVLDFVAEDARELGGKLGGADRRKLDEYLTGVREIERRIQHAQPTVAVGAENLVRPTGVPENYRDHARLLADLVALAFQADLTRVATFVLGNDGSNRSYREVGVSEGHHDVSHHAGDPTKHDKLRAINRLHVAQFAHLVERLKTTPEGDSTLLDRCLLVYGSGIRDGDRHDHDDLPVLLVGGGNRTRKGGLHVRHPAGTPLCNLYLSLLDRVDVRGDRFGDSTARLAGLPG; encoded by the coding sequence GTGATCCAGTCGTTACCCACCCGGCGGGCCGTCCTCCGCGCGGCCGGCGTATCTGTCGGACTTCCATTCCTCGAATCCTTCTGCCACGGGCATACCGCGGGCAAGACGCCCGGTCCACCACTCCGTCTGGCGTTCGTCTACGCCCCGAACGGCAAACACATGGCCGACTGGACGCCGGCCACAGAAGGGGCGATACCCGACTTGCCCCCGACGCTCGCCCCCTTGGAGAAGGTCCGTGAGCATGTCACGGTGCTGTCGGGGCTGTGCCACCGGAACGCGACTCCGGGGGCTGACGGGCCGGGCGACCACGCCCGGGCGATGGCCACATTCCTGACCGGCGTGCGGCCGAAAAAGACGTCTGGGGCGGACGTCCGGAGCGGGGTGTCGGTCGACCAGATGGCTGCCGCGGCGATCGGGCGGGCGACCCGGTTCCCGTCCCTGGAGGTCGGGTGTGAAGGCGGGAAGCCGGCCGGCGCGTGCGACAACGGGTACAGCTGTGCGTACCAGACGAACCTGTCGTGGCGGGGCGAGTCCACGCCCGTGCCGAAGGAGGTCGATCCCCGGCTCGTGTTCGAGCGCCTCTTCGGAGACCGTCTCGGGTCGACCGCCGGCGCCTCACAAGATAAGCGGGACAAACGGGACCGGGACCGCCGGAGCGTTCTGGATTTCGTCGCGGAAGATGCCCGCGAGTTGGGCGGCAAGCTCGGCGGCGCGGACCGGCGGAAATTGGACGAATACCTGACGGGCGTCCGGGAAATCGAACGGCGAATCCAACACGCCCAGCCGACGGTCGCGGTCGGGGCCGAGAACCTCGTCCGCCCGACCGGCGTGCCGGAGAACTACCGGGACCACGCCCGGCTGCTCGCGGACCTGGTGGCCCTGGCATTCCAGGCCGACCTGACCCGGGTGGCGACCTTCGTCCTGGGCAACGACGGGAGTAACCGGAGCTACCGCGAGGTCGGCGTCTCCGAGGGACACCACGACGTCTCGCACCACGCCGGAGACCCAACCAAGCACGACAAACTGCGGGCCATCAACCGGCTGCACGTGGCCCAGTTTGCCCACCTCGTCGAACGACTGAAGACGACCCCGGAAGGCGACAGCACGCTGCTCGATCGCTGTCTGCTCGTTTACGGCAGCGGGATTCGAGACGGAGACCGGCACGACCACGACGACCTACCGGTCTTGTTGGTCGGCGGTGGGAACAGGACGAGGAAGGGCGGGCTACACGTCCGCCACCCGGCCGGCACGCCGCTCTGCAACCTGTATCTCTCGCTGCTGGACCGCGTCGACGTTCGCGGCGACCGATTCGGCGACAGCACCGCCAGGTTGGCCGGTTTACCTGGCTGA
- a CDS encoding glycosyltransferase — protein MISFVIPAHNEADLIGRTLAAVHESARAAGEAYEVIVVDDSSTDRTGAIAREHGARVVAATFRQIAATRNAGARVAAGDLLFFVDADTMVTARAVRAAVRSLRGGAVGGGSAARFDGPVPLYATILERMVLPVILPLFKLAPGCFLFCTRQAYSAAGGFDETLFWSEEVAFGRRLKRQGRFVILREFVITSGRKLRANSALSLLRVGVRLALGRRAGLDYWYGPRARTAQAAATPGGRA, from the coding sequence ATGATTTCGTTCGTGATCCCGGCGCACAACGAAGCCGATCTGATCGGCCGCACGCTCGCGGCGGTACACGAGTCCGCACGCGCGGCAGGCGAGGCCTACGAGGTCATCGTCGTAGACGACAGCTCGACCGACCGCACCGGTGCGATCGCGCGCGAGCACGGCGCCCGGGTCGTCGCCGCCACCTTCCGTCAGATCGCGGCGACGCGCAACGCCGGTGCCCGCGTGGCGGCCGGCGACCTGCTCTTTTTCGTCGACGCGGACACGATGGTGACGGCGCGGGCGGTTCGCGCCGCCGTCCGCTCGTTGCGGGGCGGCGCGGTCGGCGGTGGTTCCGCGGCCCGGTTCGACGGACCGGTGCCGTTGTACGCCACGATCCTGGAGCGGATGGTGTTGCCGGTAATCCTCCCGCTGTTCAAACTGGCACCGGGCTGTTTCTTGTTCTGCACGAGACAAGCGTACTCGGCGGCGGGCGGGTTCGACGAGACGCTTTTCTGGTCGGAAGAGGTGGCGTTCGGTCGACGGCTCAAGCGACAAGGCCGGTTCGTCATCCTCCGGGAATTCGTGATCACGTCGGGCCGCAAGCTCCGGGCGAACTCCGCGCTGAGTTTGTTGCGCGTCGGCGTTCGCCTGGCACTCGGCCGGCGCGCGGGGCTGGATTACTGGTACGGCCCCCGCGCGCGGACGGCACAGGCCGCCGCCACACCGGGCGGTAGAGCGTGA
- a CDS encoding SMI1/KNR4 family protein, translated as MPRKPLLHRDVAALELIVPFPATTAEIGPAAEWTRVERELGIRLPSDYKCLIDSYGSGSFGDFLYPLTPFAVSEYGNFLKRAKAILEAERSSGMWRDQGVPFSLYPDTSGLFPWAVTDNGNTLYWYTHGPADHWPVVVQEGRGFRFEVFQRTAAGFVRLWLTGQLSVGVFPAGPFERSFRPTSG; from the coding sequence ATGCCACGCAAGCCGCTCTTACACCGTGATGTTGCGGCACTGGAATTGATCGTTCCGTTTCCTGCGACCACAGCCGAGATCGGTCCGGCTGCCGAATGGACTCGCGTGGAGCGCGAACTTGGCATACGTTTGCCAAGTGATTACAAGTGTCTAATTGATAGTTATGGGTCCGGAAGTTTCGGCGATTTCCTGTATCCCCTTACTCCCTTTGCGGTAAGCGAGTACGGCAATTTCCTCAAACGGGCTAAGGCTATTCTTGAAGCAGAACGGTCGAGCGGTATGTGGCGAGACCAAGGCGTTCCATTTTCACTATATCCGGACACGTCGGGATTGTTCCCGTGGGCAGTTACGGATAACGGCAACACACTGTATTGGTACACACACGGGCCGGCGGATCACTGGCCAGTCGTGGTCCAGGAAGGGCGGGGCTTCCGATTTGAAGTTTTCCAGAGGACGGCCGCAGGCTTTGTCCGGTTGTGGTTGACTGGCCAGCTTTCGGTCGGCGTGTTTCCGGCCGGACCATTCGAGCGGTCGTTCCGTCCTACAAGCGGCTAA